The following are encoded together in the Ranitomeya imitator isolate aRanImi1 chromosome 4, aRanImi1.pri, whole genome shotgun sequence genome:
- the LOC138674717 gene encoding extracellular calcium-sensing receptor-like: MYGIDSGSIQAVAAAVSGWSTEAATTTGSGSNLGAAAAAGSPPGGAKFPRKDKKQKEGRKTPEEIEKEGKKRLEVRSFQSMQALIFAVEEINKNPDLLPNITLGFQIYDTCTVVRRAAEGTLWMLSGGETSVPNYQCGDEGTLAGIVGDSASTRSILMAQILGLYSYPQISYFSTSSLLSNKNVFPSFFRTIPSDTFQSQGLAELILYYGWKWVGLLAADNEYGQFAIQVVKQEIVQAGVCVAFIENIMTGQPNRGAPRIVNVIKDSSAKVVLVMSLDIHFMPVVEELAKQNITGNFWIASESWSTSIFLNKEKFQPVLMGTIGFAIHREQMTGFVEHLNNMHPSNSPSDHFLLEFWEEIFSCKWANLHTRAEAMLNQTINECIGDEKLESPMANVDLRITFNVYTAVYAFAWAIQNLLKCQPGKGPFLNGTCGNISSLQPWQLLHYIKTVDFETEDKTRIFFDNKGDPPALYDIVNWQMSATGSMEQKIVGTYDSRLPEGVQMKINNRDIIWSPDVGHTETPQSKCSPSCPFGFRKMTIPGKPTCCFKCVQCPKGEISNETDAVECRKCSWDTWPNTQQDLCLRRTIEFLSFDESMGISLAALSIVSSLIPIGALGIFIHYKTTPIVRANNWSLSCLLLVALFSCFLSSLAFIGYPHPEKCMLRQVAFGLAFTLCISCVLAKTITVLIAFKATKPITRLRQWTGGKLSYYFIAICVLIQISVCVTWLSYAPPFPEYDTQTPSSVIILNCNEGSPVAFWVMLGYLGLLATVSFIVAFLARRLPNSFNEAKHITFSMLAFLCVWISYIPATLSSRGKYTVAMEIFAILSSSWAIVVCIFLPKCFIILLQSHLNVRQNLMRKEFNQSMTS; the protein is encoded by the exons ACTTGAAGTTCGATCCTTCCAGAGCATGCAAGCCCTTATATTTGCCGTTGAGGAGATCAATAAAAATCCAGATCTTCTTCCCAATATCACTCTGGGATTCCAGATTTATGACACTTGCACGGTCGTGAGGAGAGCAGCAGAAGGCACCTTGTGGATGTTATCTGGAGGGGAAACAAGTGTCCCAAATTATCAATGTGGTGACGAAGGAACACTGGCTGGGATTGTTGGCGATTCTGCATCTACACGCTCAATCCTCATGGCTCAGATCTTGGGTCTATACAGTTATCCACAG ATAAGTTACTTCTCCACCAGTTCACTTCTCAGCAATAAGAACGTATTCCCCTCGTTTTTCCGTACAATACCAAGTGATACGTTTCAATCTCAAGGTCTAGCTGAGCTAATCCTGTACTATGGTTGGAAATGGGTCGGGTTACTGGCTGCTGACAATGAGTATGGTCAGTTTGCCATTCAGGTAGTAAAGCAAGAAATAGTCCAAGCTGGAGTTTGTGTGGCCTTCATTGAGAATATCATGACTGGACAACCCAACAGAGGTGCTCCACGTATTGTTAATGTTATCAAAGACTCATCAGCCAAGGTGGTGCTAGTCATGTCTTTAGACATTCATTTCATGCCTGTGGTGGAAGAGTTGGCCAAGCAAAATATAACTGGGAACTTCTGGATAGCCAGTGAATCATGGTCAACTTCTATATTTCTTAACAAAGAAAAGTTCCAACCAGTGTTAATGGGCACTATAGGTTTTGCTATTCACCGAGAGCAGATGACTGGATTTGTAGAACATCTAAACAACATGCATCCATCTAATTCTCCTAGTGATCACTTTTTACTTGAGTTTTGGGAAGAGATATTCTCTTGCAAGTGGGCCAACCTCCATACTAGAGCTGAAGCCATGCTCAACCAAACCATCAATGAATGTATCGGGGATGAAAAATTAGAAAGTCCCATGGCTAACGTGGACCTTAGAATAACATTTAATGTCTACACAGCAGTTTATGCCTTTGCATGGGCTATACAAAACTTGTTGAAATGTCAACCAGGAAAAGGACCTTTCCTTAATGGTACTTGCGGCAACATCTCATCCTTACAACCTTGGCAG CTACTTCATTATATTAAGACTGTAGATTTTGAGACTGAAGACAAAACTCGTATATTTTTTGACAATAAAGGAGATCCTCCTGCCCTCTACGACATTGTAAACTGGCAGATGAGTGCCACTGGTTCCATGGAGCAGAAGATAGTGGGAACTTATGATTCCAGATTGCCGGAAGGAGTTCAAATGAAAATTAACAATAGAGATATTATATGGAGCCCTGATGTAGGACATACCGAG ACTCCTCAATCAAAATGTAGTCCGAGTTGCCCTTTTGGATTCCGAAAGATGACAATTCCAGGAAAGCCAACGTGCTGCTTCAAGTGTGTCCAATGCCCAAAAGGAGAGATTTCAAATGAGACAG ATGCTGTGGAGTGCCGAAAATGCTCTTGGGATACTTGGCCCAATACCCAGCAGGACTTATGCTTACGAAGAACCATTGAATTTCTTTCCTTTGATGAATCCATGGGTATCAGCTTGGCAGCCCTGTCTATTGTTTCATCTCTCATCCCAATTGGAGCTCTAGGCATCTTTATTCATTACAAGACAACACCGATCGTCCGAGCCAATAACTGGTCCCTTAGTTGTCTTCTCCTCGTTGCCTTATTTTCCTGCTTCCTTAGTTCATTAGCTTTTATTGGATATCCACATCCTGAGAAGTGCATGTTGCGTCAGGTGGCATTTGGCTTGGCATTTACTCTCTGCATCTCTTGTGTCTTGGCCAAAACCATAACAGTACTTATTGCTTTCAAGGCCACCAAGCCTATTACTAGATTGCGACAATGGACTGGGGGAAAATTGTCCTACTATTTTATTGCGATTTGTGTTCTGATCCAGATATCGGTCTGTGTGACTTGGCTTTCTTACGCTCCTCCATTTCCTGAGTATGACACACAGACTCCATCCAGTGTCATCATTCTTAACTGTAATGAGGGGTCTCCTGTTGCTTTTTGGGTTATGTTGGGTTATTTGGGTCTTCTGGCCACAGTCAGCTTCATTGTGGCCTTCTTGGCTAGGAGACTTCCTAACAGTTTCAATGAGGCCAAGCACATTACATTTAGCATGTTGGCCTTCCTTTGTGTCTGGATTTCCTACATCCCAGCAACTCTGAGTTCCCGTGGGAAGTACACAGTGGCCATGGAGATCTTTGCCATTCTTTCCTCCAGTTGGGCCATTGTTGTTTGTATATTTTTACCCAAATGTTTCATCATATTGTTGCAATCTCACTTGAATGTAAGGCAAAATTTAATGAGAAAAGAGTTTAACCAAAGTATGACATCCTAG